In the Brevundimonas sp. MF30-B genome, GGACCGACGATGACCGGCGCCGACACGGGCCGTAAGCCCGACGCAATCGATATCGCCGTTGGCGAGGCGGTGCGCGCCGCCCGTCAACTGCGTGGTGAAACCCAAAGCACCCTGGCCAAGGCGATCGGGATCACCTTTCAGCAGGTCCAGAAGTATGAGCGGGGCGCCAACCGGATCTCGGCGTCGATGCTCACCCGCATCGCCAATCATCTGAATGTGCCCGTCATGAGCCTTTTCCCTCAGGACGCGCTGAACCAGCCTGGCCCAGACGCCGGGATCACCGTCCTGCCGGGCGGAGATGAGCTCTCCCAATTGTACGGCGCCCTTCCCGCTGCAGACCGAGGCGCGGTCCTGGCGATGGCGCAGGCGCTCTATCGCGCCCGTAATCCCGGAGCCTGAAGGTTCAAGCCGGTCGCCATCCCCTCGGCGTGGGCTCTCCGGCAAGCCATCGCTCGGCCGGAGAGCCCGCGAGAGCGAGAGCGGTCAGCAGTGTCGGTATGGACTGATAAGCGATGTAGGCCCGCCAGTAGATCTCTGGATCGGCCAGGACGGTTAGGTGAGACGTGACCACCAGAACGCTGGTGGCGCTGGCGAAGAGCAGCCACCAGCGCCGATGGATCATGGACAGGGTCACGAAACCGACGGCGACCGCGGCATCCACGGCGACCACGGCGTCCACCGAGACGGGTTGTAGAACAAGAGTGCTGGCATAGCCGGCAGCCAGCAGCGCCGTCGCCTGTCGTTCCGGGCGGCCACCAAGGCGCCAGGCCAGGCCGGCGCCGGCGATCGCGACCGCCCAGATGACATAATAGAGCACTCGTCCTCGCGATCCGGCTAGGCCACCCGGAGGAAGCCGGTGGGCCGAACCGGCCCGTCTTCTTCCGGCTTCTGCATCGGGCCAGCCGCCTGCCAGGAGATATTCAGGTCCGTGGCGTCGCGCAGCAGAAGCGCGTGGGCGCGCACGATCCGGGCGCGCTGCGCGGTGAGTTTCGCCACGAGGCCTCCAACTTCGGCCAGCGCTTCCTGGCCGACGCCCGCAGAAATTCGAGCGCGCAGCCGTCCCCGCGTCATCAGGGCGGCGAGATCGTTGGTCTCGGCGATGGCGACGTCGAGCGCGCGCTCTGCGGCGTAGAGCTGGCGGGCGAGGTCAACGCCGAACTGTTCGGTCTTCATGTCTGTGATCTTTCGCGTTGGTCGCGTTTCAGGACGCACCGCGCCGTTCCGCCGACTGGTACCGATGCTGATCGGACATGACGACGTTGAAGACGGCGCTGATGACCAAGGAGGTGAGCGCCGTCAGGACAATGATAATGGCAAGCCTCGCGAGCCGATTTCGGGGGGCCGGCCGGTAGCCGGCCCTGCCCTGACGATCAGTCCCGCGGTCGCCGCTACCTCTGTCATGAGTTGGACCCCGGACAGCCCTGGGACCCGATCTTCCAGATCCCGGACGAAGTGGTTCGCCATGCGCCTCTCTTCCGGCGTGGTCGCCAGGAACAGAAGGGCCTGATGAATATCCTTCCAGGTCAGGGATGGTAGATCGGGGTGTTGGCTGCCCATGCGTCGTCTCCGTCTTGGTGTCCGCATCTGGCGTGACGCCGCGGCTCGGAGCCATGGGGCCGAAAGTGGGGTCTGGTACGTTTCGATCCAGAAGCGCCAGGGCGGCCTTGCGTCGGTTCACGCCCAGGCGCTGGCAGGCTTCGTAGACATGTTTCTTGACGGTGGATTCGGAGACGCCGAGAGCGTGCGCGATCTCCTTGTCGCTCATCAGCCGCGTCATCCGCAGACAGCGGTCCTGGCTCGGCGTCAGAGGTCGGCGTGTGGTCATGAGTGCTCCCCCCTCACTTAACGTCCTCACACCCATGGAGTCGACGGGGGGTCGGCTCCGGCCGTTGGATCCCACGCGCGAGTCATCCGACCCATCGATCTATGCGGCTACGCCATCCCACTGGCCAGGACGCGACAGATCCCCCGCGTCGCCTTCGCCAGCAGGCCAGCGAGCGCATTACCGGGTGCGGCGGCGCCGATAGAGTCGGCAGAAGCAGGAAATAGCTGATTCCCAGCATCGCTCGGCGGCTTTTCGGCAAGCCACCGTCAGGCCGTTGGGGTGGATCGAGGCACGTCACGAGGGCTAAGCCCGAGAGCCGCAGCTGCTGACTGATGGGCCGCGAGGACTAGAAAACCTTGCGAAGGCCCAGGCTGACGACCCGACCGATTGGGTCCAGATACGCCGGCTGATAGCTGATCGGCGTCGATCCGGCGGCATCGCGTACGCGCTGACGATCGTCGAACAAATTGGTGATCCCGAGCGTAGCTCGGGCTCCCTTGAGCCAGGCCGGCGCGTTCACGCCGCCGAACTGGTCCGCGAGGTTTGCGAATAGACTGAGATTGACCGTCGTGAGCTCTGAGAAGGCCAAATCGCCAGCGGAGCCGCCGGCCCCTCGAACCTCGGCGTCGCTCTGCCAGTTGACTGTAAGGCGCGCCCCCAGGCCGCGCCTGAACGCCCCGGCCTGGAGCTCGAGCTCGTGACGACGCGCGCCGCCGCGAGCATTGATGGCGTCCCCGTCCAGAAGGTCGAGCCGGGGTCCGCCTGGCGACAGCAGGATTTCATCCTCCAGCTGCCAGGTGTGATAGAGGCTGAAGAACACGCGGCTGGTCAGGGTCTCGAAACGTCGAGCCATGGGGCTTCCGGGTTCCACCAAAGTCATCTGCGTGCCGGGCGCGAGCCGCCTGCGCATCTCGGTTTCGCTCGGATAGAAACGGGCGCCCAGGCTCTGCATGCCTGCCGGCAGCGGGGGTGTGGCGCCCAGCGGGCGTGTGAAGTTGATCCCGGACCGCAGCTGTTTTTGACGGGAGCTCGCGAAGTTCACCGGCCTGGCGTCAATCTTAAGAAGTCGTCCCTCCCCGTCGCGCGTGAAGCGGTCCGGAAACGCCGCCTCAAGCTCGGGCGTGGCGATTGGGAAGGCGACGATGGGGTCGTCGATGCGGGTGGCGACATAGTCCATGCTGAGGGCTAGGTCTGTATCCGCCAGCGGCTTGACGCTCAGCCCGACACTGAGGACGTGGCGATCGTCGGCGAGGAGGTCGCGATTGCCGCCGAACGTGCGCGTGACGTCCACGACCTCGCGACGCGTGAAGTCGAACGTGCGTACGTTCGGCGTCACGACGAGCGGCCCGCCCAGCTGCTCAACAGTGGGCGCGCCCTCCTCCCGCGTCACCGAAGCCGTCAGGCTTAGAGCTCGGACGGGCGCCCAGTTGAGGCCGTAGCCGAAGGTCTGAAGACGGCCGAAGTCCGAAAGCTGCTCCAGTTCAATGTTGACGTTCGCGGATAGGGCGCCGGGATCGAGGCCGTCTGCGCGACGGCTGAAGATCGGTATGCTGAGACTGGCCTGCAGGCCTCCCGTGTCTCGGGACAGTCGGGTGTCTTGCTCAACCCCGGAACGTCGCGACGTGCTGCTGAAATCGCGGGCGCTGACGCCGCCGCGCAGGCTGACCGACATCGGTCCCGCCGGAAGGTCAAGCAGGGGCCCGGCCAGCAGCAGGTCGGCGGTCGCCAGGGATCCGACGGAGCGGGCCTCGTCCCGCCTGGCGAGTGGGTCGCTGACATCGGTGAGAGTTGAACTGCTGACGCGATTATAGTTGCCGGTGAAGTTCCACAGCCAGCGCCCCCTCTGTCCGCTCTGGGTCGTGCCGAGTTGAACCGTGCGGGTGTCGCTGTCTCGCGCTATGGCTCCGGCCGGCCCCTCTCCAAGGCGGCTTCCGCTCTCTACGGTTTCGAATCTGCCGCTTATCGTGGACGACACCCCGTCCAGCAGGACGCCGCTGACGAGGCCGTTGAGCGCCATGCGCTCAGTCTGGGGGAGCAGGGTCCGGAACTGACCGGCGCCCGCCGCGTCAGACAGTTGCCGCACGTCGCGATCGCTTTCCAAAAGCCGGCGCGCCCCGCTGTAATCCGCGCCGAAACTGAAGCGGGTGTCGCCCCGTATCGCAAACTGACTGGCGCTAGCGCTCCCGGTTTCGCGCGCCCCTTGTGTGGGCAAACCCGAAGCGACCTGACCGACGGTTGAGCGGAAGCGTTCGAAGGTGACGATGTTCACGACCTTCTGCTCAGCGCGATAGCCATAGCTGAGCGCCAGCTCCTCGGGAAATATCTCCACCCGCTCTATGGCCTCGGTTGGAATCCTGGCGACCTCGAGAAAGTTCGATACGCGACGGCCGTTCAGAAGGGTGACAGGACCGCTGTCCTGCCGGCCCCGGCTGCTGCTGACTTGCGGTCCGAGCCCCTCGAGAAGTTCTTCTACTGTACTGGCGCCAAAGGCTCTGACGTCGATCGGGCTGAATGTCCGCTCGGGCGCGACATCAC is a window encoding:
- a CDS encoding helix-turn-helix domain-containing protein, which produces MTGADTGRKPDAIDIAVGEAVRAARQLRGETQSTLAKAIGITFQQVQKYERGANRISASMLTRIANHLNVPVMSLFPQDALNQPGPDAGITVLPGGDELSQLYGALPAADRGAVLAMAQALYRARNPGA
- a CDS encoding response regulator transcription factor codes for the protein MGVRTLSEGGALMTTRRPLTPSQDRCLRMTRLMSDKEIAHALGVSESTVKKHVYEACQRLGVNRRKAALALLDRNVPDPTFGPMAPSRGVTPDADTKTETTHGQPTPRSTIPDLEGYSSGPSVPGDHAGREAHGEPLRPGSGRSGPRAVRGPTHDRGSGDRGTDRQGRAGYRPAPRNRLARLAIIIVLTALTSLVISAVFNVVMSDQHRYQSAERRGAS
- a CDS encoding TonB-dependent receptor, whose translation is MTAPRPRGSVISDVAPERTFSPIDVRAFGASTVEELLEGLGPQVSSSRGRQDSGPVTLLNGRRVSNFLEVARIPTEAIERVEIFPEELALSYGYRAEQKVVNIVTFERFRSTVGQVASGLPTQGARETGSASASQFAIRGDTRFSFGADYSGARRLLESDRDVRQLSDAAGAGQFRTLLPQTERMALNGLVSGVLLDGVSSTISGRFETVESGSRLGEGPAGAIARDSDTRTVQLGTTQSGQRGRWLWNFTGNYNRVSSSTLTDVSDPLARRDEARSVGSLATADLLLAGPLLDLPAGPMSVSLRGGVSARDFSSTSRRSGVEQDTRLSRDTGGLQASLSIPIFSRRADGLDPGALSANVNIELEQLSDFGRLQTFGYGLNWAPVRALSLTASVTREEGAPTVEQLGGPLVVTPNVRTFDFTRREVVDVTRTFGGNRDLLADDRHVLSVGLSVKPLADTDLALSMDYVATRIDDPIVAFPIATPELEAAFPDRFTRDGEGRLLKIDARPVNFASSRQKQLRSGINFTRPLGATPPLPAGMQSLGARFYPSETEMRRRLAPGTQMTLVEPGSPMARRFETLTSRVFFSLYHTWQLEDEILLSPGGPRLDLLDGDAINARGGARRHELELQAGAFRRGLGARLTVNWQSDAEVRGAGGSAGDLAFSELTTVNLSLFANLADQFGGVNAPAWLKGARATLGITNLFDDRQRVRDAAGSTPISYQPAYLDPIGRVVSLGLRKVF